The window GCATTGGTCTGTATTCGAAGATCGATGCCTATGCCTTGCAAGCAGCAGGGATGGATACCTATGCCGCCAATCGTGCTTTGAATTTTGCAGATGATGAGCGCGATTACCGTTGTGCAGCAGAAATGCTGCAAGCGATGGGGGTCAGTGCCATCCGTTTGTTGTCCAATAATCCAGACAAGGCGCGGCAGCTGACCGCCCTGGGCATTACCGTGGTCGAGCGCCTGCCGACCGGTGTGTATGCAAACCAACACAATCATCCCTACCTGCAAGCCAAGCGGGTGTATACCGATCATCAGCTTGAGTTGGGTGCTGATCCTGGCTTTGATGCGTGAACTCAATCATCGGGAGTCTTGGCTACGGGGCGGTTGCCCGCGAACTGCCAATCATAGAAAGCCCAGGTTGGAGGTGGCGAAGCGCCCGATGTTGGGCAATACCAAGGGCAGGTCACTATCCGCCACCCCCAGCCAGCGGCCAAGCGTAGCGGCATACTGATCCACCGCGATACTTGGCAGCAGGCGGCCCGAGCCGACATCTTCCGCAGTCCCGAATTGGCTGATCGGCATCGTCCCTACAATCTGTTTGCCTTTCACTGCACCCCCCACCACGAACTGATGACTGCCCCAGCCATGGTCTGAGCCATCGCCATTGCTGGCCAGGGTTCGGCCAAAATCTGATGCGGTGAACAGCGTGACCTGATTGGCCAGGCCCAGCTGTACCGTGGCGTTGTAGAAATACTCGACTGCCTGTGCCAGTGTATTGTGCAAGCCCGCCTGCGTGGCCAATTGATTGTCGTGTGTATCAAAGCCGCCGAGGCTGACGAAAAAGACCTGCCGTTTGACACCAACGCTCTGGTTGATGCCGATCATCCGTGCCACGATCTGCAACTGCTGGGCCAAACGGTTACTGGCGAGATTGGCGCTGAGAGCCACCCTGGCATCGCTGGCGGGCAGCCCGGCCAATGCGGCATTCAGGGTGTTGAATGCATCGATTGATCGTTGTGTGATCCGATTGTGCTCATCTTGCAGCAGATGGCTTCGCGATTGCGTGATCAGTGCACGGAGTGCCTGACTGCCCGGCGTGCTGCCATACAAGGTGGTATTGAGGCTATTGATGCCGACGGGCCCGCTGCTGCCGATCTGGTACTGTTTGACCTTCTGGCCAGACAAAAATACGGCATTGGAAGCGGCAGAAACCGCTGTGAATTGCGCAGCCGTGTTCTGGCTCATCAACAGATCACCCATGCGCCCACCCCAGCCGATACGCGCACCTTCGGGTGACAGCGCCTGCCAGATGGCTTGTTGATCATTATGAGAGAACAGTTTAGGTGGTACCGGCACCTTGCCGGATCGATACTCGGCGGCATTGGCGATGGGGGCCACCAGTGTGCCGACATTGGCGACCACGGCGGCCTTGCCTTGTTCAAACAGCTTTTGCAGTGGCGCCAGCTCCGCAGGCACGGCAAATTGCCGGCCATCGGTGAGATTGCTGGCGTTCAACTGCTGCAGGCTGGCCAATGGCAAGGCCAGTGGGGAACGAGCGTTGCTATAGCCTTGGTAGGATGCGGCATCAAACGGAATGACCGTATTGTAATGATCGTTGCCACCGAGCAGAAACAGGCAGACCAGGGCGCGGTATTCGTCCGCCCCCGCTGCTGCAGCGTTGCCCATGGCAGCCAGATTCAAACCAAAGGGCGCAGCGGCGCCCAGGGCGCCAAGGGCCCCCAATTGACGTAGAAAGGCGCGACGAGATGCGTGATGCGTAGTCATGTTCTTTTCCTTGGCGGGTGATCAGCGCTGAATCAGGTAGTCTGATGAAACCATCACAAGATAGATGGCAGTCTGGACGCGATTGCGACGGGCTGTCGCAGCTTTATTGGCGTCAGCCGGGATGCTGATGGCAGCAATGGCGTCACGGATCAATTGCCGATTGCCAGCGTCAAGGCTGCCATAGCTCAGCATCAATTCCACCCGGCTGACCAGGGCATCGGCATTGTCTGCCAATGACAGCTCTGTGGCGTAATCTGGCGCGATATCCCGCACCCCGTTGGTCGAGGTGCCCACGCCTCTGGCGACGACATCCTGCATCAGGTTGTAGTACCCAACGACCGAGGTTTCATGGGCGATCTGGAATTCAGGTGCAACCATGTTTTGATCTGCGATGGTGGTGCCAGCGGGCACATAACCAGGCCGGAAGAAATTGAAAACCGACGGAGAGCGCAATGGCGTCTGCCCCAGGGATGAAGTCGGGCTGTCGGTATTGCCAATCAGATAGCGCCCGCTGGCTGATGGTTTGCCAAAGGCTCGCATCCAGTTTGCCAAGCGGACGACCGGCTCGCGGAGCTTGCCGCCGGTGGATGTGTCCATTAGCTTCAGGTCGCGTGCATCGTGGTCGAGCAAAATGGCCTGGATCACGGCTTTCATGTCGCCGCGTACACCTTGCCCATTGTTGGCAAAGACGGCAGCCACCCGTTGCACATAGGCAGGGCTGGGGTTGCTGGTGACCAACCGTTGAATCAGTTGCCTGGAGATGAACGGCCCAGTATTGGGGTGATTGAAGAGATGATCCAAGGCCAGTTTCAGGCTGTCCTTACCTGTGGTGCCCGCTGGGATGGTCAGCCCCAAGAACCGTTTTTCTGTGGTGGAGTGGAATTTGGGGTAGTTCTGCATCGGCAGGATGTCCCGATTGGGATCGATGTCGCCACCAAAGAAGCGTTTGTCCGATTGATCCGGCCCGCCCCAGCTCCACCCGGTGAATACCTTGGCCAAACCCGTGACATCTTCATTGCTGTAGGTTTCAATCGGCTTGCCGTTGGCCAATTTGACGGTGCCATCCGGGTTGAGCTCGTACAGGCCGATGGAGAACAGCTGCATGATCTCCCGGGCGTAGTTCTCATCTGGCACGCGGCCACTGGTGGCGTCTTCCTTACGGTTGCGTAGGTGGGATAGGTAGAGCCCCATCATCGGGTTGAGCGAGACGGCTTCCAGCAGCTCACGATAGTTGCCAAATGCGTGCTTGCCCAGCAAGTCCAGAT is drawn from Chitinivorax tropicus and contains these coding sequences:
- a CDS encoding GTP cyclohydrolase II encodes the protein MNPTQPHPCIKQTVDLPILGGNVIAKLSSFDNLSDGREHIALRLGPMSDAVPLVRLHSECLTGDVFGSQRCDCGQQLTEALYRLNASGGILLYLRQEGRGIGLYSKIDAYALQAAGMDTYAANRALNFADDERDYRCAAEMLQAMGVSAIRLLSNNPDKARQLTALGITVVERLPTGVYANQHNHPYLQAKRVYTDHQLELGADPGFDA
- a CDS encoding DUF1800 domain-containing protein, with the protein product MKQKKHHWTHMLSVCLLATMPLLLPGCGGGGGSNGSTGATTPPPTSTPSPVSQTEASRFLAQASFGPQPGDIERLAPQGYTSWLDQQFAMSASNAHQLYVDQQIAAGNKATSSMVHESFWKQAAAGQDQLRQRVAFALSELFVVSVDGAPAEYPRGVAAYLDLLGKHAFGNYRELLEAVSLNPMMGLYLSHLRNRKEDATSGRVPDENYAREIMQLFSIGLYELNPDGTVKLANGKPIETYSNEDVTGLAKVFTGWSWGGPDQSDKRFFGGDIDPNRDILPMQNYPKFHSTTEKRFLGLTIPAGTTGKDSLKLALDHLFNHPNTGPFISRQLIQRLVTSNPSPAYVQRVAAVFANNGQGVRGDMKAVIQAILLDHDARDLKLMDTSTGGKLREPVVRLANWMRAFGKPSASGRYLIGNTDSPTSSLGQTPLRSPSVFNFFRPGYVPAGTTIADQNMVAPEFQIAHETSVVGYYNLMQDVVARGVGTSTNGVRDIAPDYATELSLADNADALVSRVELMLSYGSLDAGNRQLIRDAIAAISIPADANKAATARRNRVQTAIYLVMVSSDYLIQR
- a CDS encoding DUF1501 domain-containing protein, translating into MTTHHASRRAFLRQLGALGALGAAAPFGLNLAAMGNAAAAGADEYRALVCLFLLGGNDHYNTVIPFDAASYQGYSNARSPLALPLASLQQLNASNLTDGRQFAVPAELAPLQKLFEQGKAAVVANVGTLVAPIANAAEYRSGKVPVPPKLFSHNDQQAIWQALSPEGARIGWGGRMGDLLMSQNTAAQFTAVSAASNAVFLSGQKVKQYQIGSSGPVGINSLNTTLYGSTPGSQALRALITQSRSHLLQDEHNRITQRSIDAFNTLNAALAGLPASDARVALSANLASNRLAQQLQIVARMIGINQSVGVKRQVFFVSLGGFDTHDNQLATQAGLHNTLAQAVEYFYNATVQLGLANQVTLFTASDFGRTLASNGDGSDHGWGSHQFVVGGAVKGKQIVGTMPISQFGTAEDVGSGRLLPSIAVDQYAATLGRWLGVADSDLPLVLPNIGRFATSNLGFL